A genome region from Geodermatophilus bullaregiensis includes the following:
- a CDS encoding lysylphosphatidylglycerol synthase transmembrane domain-containing protein produces MTAVAPQAPPARPPRTTPLWRRVLTPLLSLALVGAVFFWFLPQFTSLSDVWSAVAAMSWTSLALLGVAALWNLATYQFVMVATMPGLRLREATVSTLTTTAVSNTVVGGAALSLGLTYGMNSSWGFSRSRTSVSLLLSGLWNNFAKLGLPVLALALLALSSAPTTGRLLAGLGGIAGLVAAVVLLGLLLRSRESAARIGTGAGRVASALLRPFGRPPAQGWDLATTKFRDRTVLLLRARWHWLTLATLVSHLSLFVVLLLALRSVGVSAEQVGVVEALAVFAFARLLTAIPFTPGGLGVIELALITGLAAAGGDRPLVAAAVLVFRGLTYVLPIPLGVATYLFWRHNRSWRREPNSAPRTELVPETT; encoded by the coding sequence ATGACCGCCGTCGCACCGCAGGCCCCGCCCGCCCGGCCCCCGAGGACGACTCCCCTCTGGCGCCGGGTGCTCACACCGCTGCTGTCCCTCGCGCTCGTGGGCGCCGTCTTCTTCTGGTTCCTGCCCCAGTTCACCAGCCTGTCCGACGTGTGGTCGGCGGTCGCGGCCATGTCCTGGACGTCGCTGGCGCTGCTCGGGGTCGCCGCGCTGTGGAACCTCGCGACCTACCAGTTCGTGATGGTCGCGACCATGCCCGGGCTGCGGTTGCGGGAGGCGACGGTCTCCACGCTGACCACCACCGCGGTGTCCAACACCGTCGTCGGCGGGGCGGCCCTGTCCCTCGGGCTGACCTACGGGATGAACTCCTCGTGGGGCTTCTCCCGCTCCCGGACGTCGGTCTCGCTGCTGCTGTCGGGGCTCTGGAACAACTTCGCCAAGCTCGGGCTCCCGGTGCTCGCCCTCGCCCTGCTGGCCCTCAGCTCCGCGCCGACCACCGGGCGGCTGCTGGCCGGGCTGGGCGGCATCGCCGGGCTCGTCGCGGCCGTGGTCCTGCTCGGCCTGCTGCTGCGCAGCCGGGAGAGCGCGGCCCGGATCGGCACCGGCGCCGGGCGGGTGGCCTCCGCCCTGCTGCGGCCGTTCGGCCGGCCCCCCGCGCAGGGCTGGGACCTGGCGACGACGAAGTTCCGCGACCGGACGGTGCTGCTGCTGCGCGCCCGCTGGCACTGGCTGACCCTGGCCACCCTGGTCAGCCACCTCTCCCTGTTCGTCGTCCTGCTGCTGGCGCTGCGCTCCGTCGGCGTGAGCGCGGAGCAGGTCGGCGTCGTGGAGGCGCTGGCGGTCTTCGCCTTCGCCCGGCTGCTCACCGCGATCCCCTTCACCCCGGGCGGGCTGGGCGTCATCGAGCTGGCGCTCATCACCGGCCTGGCGGCGGCCGGCGGTGACCGGCCCCTGGTCGCGGCCGCAGTGCTGGTGTTCCGCGGGCTGACCTACGTGCTGCCCATCCCCCTGGGCGTGGCCACGTACCTGTTCTG